The Thiogranum longum genome includes a region encoding these proteins:
- a CDS encoding efflux RND transporter permease subunit: protein MCAIVFAFLAASGARHLEFSNDYRIFFSKENPQLLAFEHLQNVYTKSDNVLFAISPANGDVFTPDTLEAIRWLTEASWQIPYSIRVDSVTNFQHTYAEADDLVVEDLVPDPSSLDADELEKIRGIATTEPLLVNRLIAPDSRTTGVNVTVQLPGVNPEKEVPEVVAFSRNLATRLLEQYPELEVHLTGVVLLNNAFSEMALSDMKTLVPIMFAVIVLVLLLLLRSLAATFATLLVIILSIITAMGLAGWLGIHITPPMASAPTMIMTLAVANSVHFLVTFLQKVRGGESQRDAMLESLRINLQPIMITSLTTAIGFMSMNFSDAPPFRDLGNVVAIGVVASFLYSMALLPALMLLLPVRHRSGPGRSAPIMDALANLVVERRKSVLLFMAVLVTGLISFVPRNELNDEFVKYFDERVPFRVDTDYVTDHLTGLYSISYSLGAGEPGGISEPAYLRKLDEFANWYREQPEVKHVSTLSDTMKRLNKNLHGDDPAWYRLPDQRELAAQYLLLYEMSLPYGLDLNNQINIDKSATKLDVSLGSLSSNQTIALEARAQQWLEANAPASMQAHGASPAVMFSHIGKRNIHSMLVGTTVALVLISFVLIFALRSVRIGLISIIPNLVPAGMAFGLWGLLVGQVGLALSIVTGMTLGIVVDDTVHFLSKYLRARREEGLSSPDAVRYAFHTVGTALWTTSAVLMAGFLVLVYSPFELNSGMGLLTAITIGFALLADFLLLPTLLMALDKGESDEKTVHTDPSGSVV, encoded by the coding sequence TTGTGTGCAATTGTTTTTGCATTTCTTGCCGCCAGCGGTGCGCGCCATCTCGAGTTTTCCAATGACTACCGGATTTTCTTCAGCAAAGAAAACCCGCAACTGCTGGCATTCGAGCACCTGCAGAATGTCTATACCAAGTCGGATAATGTCCTGTTCGCGATTTCGCCAGCCAATGGCGATGTGTTTACACCCGATACGCTCGAAGCCATTCGCTGGCTGACCGAGGCATCCTGGCAGATTCCCTATTCAATCCGCGTCGATTCGGTGACCAACTTCCAGCACACCTACGCGGAAGCTGATGACCTGGTTGTAGAGGACCTGGTGCCGGATCCGTCCAGCCTTGATGCCGACGAACTGGAAAAGATACGCGGTATTGCAACGACCGAACCTTTGTTGGTGAATCGCCTGATTGCACCGGATTCGCGCACTACGGGAGTCAATGTCACTGTCCAGTTGCCCGGCGTAAACCCTGAAAAGGAAGTGCCGGAGGTTGTCGCTTTCAGCCGCAACCTGGCGACCCGGCTCCTGGAGCAATATCCGGAACTGGAGGTTCACCTGACCGGTGTCGTACTGCTGAATAACGCATTCTCGGAAATGGCACTCAGCGACATGAAGACGCTGGTGCCGATTATGTTCGCCGTCATCGTGCTTGTGCTGTTGCTGTTATTGCGCTCCCTGGCGGCGACATTTGCAACATTGCTTGTGATCATACTGTCGATTATTACCGCCATGGGGCTTGCAGGCTGGCTGGGTATTCATATAACACCGCCTATGGCGAGTGCTCCCACCATGATCATGACACTGGCAGTGGCGAACAGCGTTCATTTTCTTGTGACCTTCCTGCAGAAAGTTCGGGGAGGTGAATCGCAACGTGATGCCATGCTGGAGAGCCTGCGTATAAACTTGCAGCCGATCATGATTACCTCCCTCACGACCGCTATCGGCTTTATGTCGATGAACTTCTCGGATGCACCACCATTTCGTGACCTGGGTAATGTAGTTGCCATCGGTGTGGTGGCATCCTTCCTGTACAGTATGGCCTTGCTTCCTGCATTGATGTTGTTGTTGCCGGTCAGGCATCGAAGCGGGCCCGGACGTTCAGCACCCATTATGGATGCACTGGCGAACCTCGTCGTTGAGCGCCGCAAGTCCGTATTGCTGTTCATGGCTGTGCTGGTAACAGGCCTGATTTCCTTTGTTCCGCGCAATGAGCTTAACGATGAATTCGTCAAGTACTTTGATGAGCGTGTTCCGTTCCGTGTTGATACCGACTACGTAACGGATCACCTGACCGGTCTATACAGTATTTCCTACTCACTGGGTGCGGGTGAGCCGGGAGGAATCAGTGAGCCGGCCTACCTGCGCAAACTGGATGAGTTTGCCAACTGGTACCGTGAGCAGCCGGAAGTCAAACATGTCAGCACGCTATCTGACACCATGAAGCGGCTCAACAAGAACCTGCACGGTGATGATCCTGCCTGGTACCGCCTGCCAGACCAGCGCGAACTGGCCGCGCAGTACCTGTTGCTTTATGAAATGTCATTACCCTACGGGCTGGACCTGAACAACCAGATCAATATCGACAAATCTGCCACCAAGCTGGATGTGTCGCTGGGGAGTCTTTCCAGTAACCAGACGATTGCGCTGGAAGCACGTGCACAGCAATGGCTTGAGGCGAATGCACCGGCGTCGATGCAGGCGCACGGTGCCAGTCCGGCGGTTATGTTTTCACATATCGGCAAGCGCAATATTCACAGTATGCTGGTGGGCACTACAGTAGCCCTGGTGCTTATTTCGTTCGTGCTGATTTTCGCATTGCGCTCGGTGCGTATCGGGTTGATCAGTATCATTCCCAACCTGGTGCCAGCCGGAATGGCATTTGGTCTGTGGGGCCTGCTGGTAGGTCAGGTGGGCCTTGCATTATCTATTGTAACGGGGATGACGTTGGGTATCGTGGTTGACGATACCGTGCATTTCCTCAGTAAATACCTGCGCGCACGCCGTGAGGAAGGACTTTCTTCTCCGGACGCCGTGCGCTACGCCTTCCATACGGTGGGTACGGCTCTATGGACAACCTCTGCGGTTTTGATGGCAGGTTTCCTGGTGTTGGTGTACTCGCCCTTCGAACTGAACTCCGGCATGGGACTGTTGACAGCAATTACCATCGGCTTTGCCTTGCTGGCGGATTTCCTGTTGTTGCCGACTTTGCTGATGGCACTTGATAAAGGTGAGAGTGATGAAAAAACTGTGCATACTGATCCTTCTGGGTCTGTCGTTTAA